The following are encoded together in the Candidatus Flexicrinis proximus genome:
- the gyrA gene encoding DNA gyrase subunit A produces MVDETNNDANGGGTSGNSSPSGIGNVRLININEEVRGSFLDYAMSVIVSRALPDARDGLKPVHRRILYAMYDMNIRPGTAYKKSARIVGEVLGKYHPHGDSSVYEAMARMAQDFSLRYLLVDGQGNFGSLDGDSPAAMRYTEARMSRIGDELMSDIAMDTVDFGDNYDGTQQEPLVLPARIPNLLANGVTGIAVGMATSIPPHNLRELAAAITHLIDNYDRVEEVTVDDLMQFVKGPDFPSGGIVIANDELKEAYATGKGRVVMRAASDIEEGKDGTFRVVFKSFPYQISKIGIIEKIVQLVREGRLQGIRDLRDESDRDGQRLVVDLKKGAQPDLVKNQLFKYTPLQSTFSIQMLALANGEPRTLSLRRLLQIFIEHRYEVIVRRSEFELRKKQARAHILEGLLKALSNLDAIINVIRSANDAEEARQTLMSRFDLSQLQADAILEMQLRRLAALERMKVTDEFNEVMARITYLEELLASPTQIRALIREDINNVSDEYGDKRRTEIDFSDADFDEDELHREEEVVISLSVNGYIKRVPAREYRAQKRGGKGMSGMAFRSEEDVLVDAFACSSLDYLLFFTSNGRVYSKKAYKVPETGRANKGSLIHAILPLEADERVTAVVNIDTFDRPEGERAYFVMATRNGKIKRVELSELRSVRPSGIIAITLIDGDTLGWVKYTDGKQQIMLATEFGQSIRFNELTVRVTGRGSIGVNSIKLDENDSVVGMDVIKPEHTHVLVITRNGFGKRTSLDEYRAQGRYGSGIRTLKSTEKTGPVVAMRCITAEDEIVVLTKGGTVLRTSQSSIRDVGRNTQGVRVIRVADDDEVIGMAILTEAEDETEIVGEGENGAAENGNGLAHDADGVVIAEVVEPSSNGNGNGHDSDNGVS; encoded by the coding sequence CAAGCCCGTCCACCGGCGCATTCTGTACGCCATGTATGACATGAACATCCGCCCAGGCACCGCCTACAAGAAATCGGCGCGTATCGTCGGCGAGGTGTTGGGCAAGTACCACCCGCATGGCGACTCCTCGGTCTATGAAGCGATGGCCCGCATGGCGCAGGACTTCAGCCTGCGCTACCTGCTGGTCGACGGTCAGGGGAACTTCGGCAGCCTGGACGGGGACAGCCCGGCGGCGATGCGATATACCGAGGCGCGTATGTCGCGTATTGGCGACGAGCTGATGTCGGACATCGCCATGGATACCGTCGACTTCGGCGACAACTACGACGGCACGCAGCAGGAACCGCTGGTGCTGCCTGCGCGCATCCCGAACCTGCTGGCTAACGGCGTGACCGGTATCGCGGTCGGTATGGCGACCAGTATCCCGCCGCATAATCTGCGTGAGCTTGCCGCGGCGATCACCCATTTGATCGACAATTACGACCGGGTCGAAGAGGTTACGGTCGATGATCTGATGCAGTTCGTCAAAGGCCCGGATTTCCCGTCCGGTGGTATTGTGATCGCCAACGACGAGCTGAAAGAAGCCTACGCCACCGGCAAGGGCCGCGTCGTGATGCGGGCGGCGTCCGACATCGAAGAGGGCAAGGACGGCACGTTCCGCGTTGTCTTCAAGAGCTTCCCCTATCAGATCAGCAAAATCGGCATTATCGAGAAGATCGTCCAGCTCGTGCGCGAAGGCCGCCTGCAGGGCATCCGCGATCTGCGCGATGAGTCCGACCGCGACGGCCAGCGCCTGGTCGTCGATCTGAAGAAGGGTGCCCAGCCCGATCTGGTCAAGAACCAGCTGTTCAAGTACACGCCGCTGCAGTCCACCTTCAGCATCCAGATGCTGGCGCTGGCCAACGGCGAACCGCGCACCCTCAGCCTGCGCCGCCTGCTGCAAATCTTCATCGAACACCGTTACGAAGTGATCGTTCGCCGCTCCGAGTTCGAGCTTAGGAAGAAGCAGGCGCGCGCGCACATCCTCGAAGGGCTGCTCAAGGCGCTGAGCAACCTCGACGCGATCATCAACGTGATCCGCAGCGCCAACGATGCCGAAGAAGCCCGCCAGACGCTGATGAGCCGCTTCGACCTCAGCCAGCTTCAGGCTGACGCGATCCTTGAAATGCAGCTTCGCCGCCTTGCCGCGTTGGAACGGATGAAAGTCACCGACGAATTCAACGAAGTCATGGCGCGCATCACGTATCTCGAAGAACTGCTGGCCAGCCCGACCCAGATTCGCGCGCTGATCCGCGAGGATATCAATAACGTCTCCGACGAGTATGGCGATAAGCGGCGCACCGAGATCGACTTCAGCGATGCCGACTTCGACGAAGACGAGCTGCACCGTGAAGAAGAAGTCGTGATCTCGCTCTCGGTCAATGGCTACATCAAGCGCGTGCCGGCCCGCGAATACCGCGCGCAGAAACGCGGCGGGAAGGGGATGTCCGGCATGGCCTTCCGATCCGAAGAAGACGTGCTGGTCGATGCCTTCGCGTGCAGCAGCCTCGATTACCTGCTGTTCTTTACCAGCAACGGACGCGTCTACAGCAAGAAGGCGTATAAGGTGCCGGAGACCGGCCGCGCCAACAAGGGCAGCCTGATCCACGCCATTTTGCCGCTCGAAGCCGATGAGCGCGTCACCGCCGTCGTCAATATCGATACCTTCGACCGTCCCGAAGGGGAGCGGGCTTATTTCGTGATGGCGACGCGCAACGGCAAGATCAAGCGTGTCGAACTGAGCGAACTGCGCTCCGTGCGCCCGTCCGGCATCATCGCCATCACCCTGATCGACGGCGATACGCTCGGTTGGGTCAAATATACAGATGGCAAGCAGCAGATTATGCTGGCGACAGAATTCGGCCAGAGCATCCGCTTCAACGAGTTGACCGTCCGCGTGACGGGTCGCGGCTCGATCGGCGTCAACTCGATCAAGCTGGATGAGAACGACAGCGTGGTCGGCATGGACGTGATCAAGCCGGAACATACCCACGTCCTGGTCATCACGCGCAATGGTTTCGGTAAGCGCACCAGCCTGGACGAATACCGGGCACAGGGGCGCTATGGCAGCGGCATCCGAACGCTCAAGAGCACCGAAAAGACCGGGCCGGTGGTCGCCATGCGCTGCATCACCGCCGAGGACGAGATCGTCGTGTTGACCAAAGGCGGCACGGTGCTCAGGACCTCGCAAAGTTCGATCCGCGACGTTGGCCGTAACACGCAGGGCGTCCGCGTCATCCGCGTAGCCGACGACGATGAAGTGATCGGCATGGCGATCCTGACCGAAGCCGAGGATGAAACGGAGATCGTCGGCGAGGGTGAGAACGGTGCCGCTGAAAACGGCAATGGCCTGGCACACGATGCCGACGGGGTGGTGATCGCCGAGGTCGTCGAGCCATCATCCAATGGCAACGGGAACGGCCACGACAGCGACAACGGCGTGAGCTAA